A region of Mediterraneibacter butyricigenes DNA encodes the following proteins:
- a CDS encoding oligosaccharide flippase family protein yields the protein MSYKNKLVRGALLLTAVGFLSRLMGFFYRIFLSHTFSEEAIGLYQLIFPIFALCIAGCCAGIETALSRTISRKCSEKKEKEGQHFFLLALGLSLLCSLCLLILLQIFSSQIAVYLLREPRCQPLLLLLSYALPFASIHGCVCGYFFGLQKTGVPAISQLMEQLFRIGTVCLVCIILSKNGQSPSISCAVFGLVAGEFIAAFFSLWHVSDFFGTRISPVVLTGFFREFLPLSLPLTANRIFLTLLQSVEAILIPVRLQLHGMSTSAALSTYGVLTGMALPCILFPSAITSSISIMLTPTVAGLQSKDARHSLTHAIRKSVTFCILLGILSLLLFLVFGQFIGKMIFHSETAGRFLRTLAWICPFLYSNSALLSILTGLGETTQTLLINSAGIFLRILSILFLVPEFGIYGYLIGLLSSQLLVCLLSFSRLYKEFR from the coding sequence ATGTCTTATAAAAACAAATTAGTACGTGGAGCCCTCCTTCTGACGGCTGTAGGATTTCTCTCCCGACTGATGGGATTTTTCTACCGGATCTTTTTAAGCCATACATTCTCAGAAGAAGCCATCGGGCTTTATCAGTTGATTTTTCCCATCTTTGCCCTCTGTATCGCTGGTTGCTGTGCAGGAATCGAAACTGCCCTTTCCCGCACCATTTCCAGAAAATGTTCTGAAAAGAAAGAAAAAGAAGGACAACACTTTTTCCTGCTCGCCCTCGGTCTGTCTCTTCTGTGTTCTCTCTGTCTTCTGATTCTTCTCCAGATCTTTTCCTCGCAAATTGCTGTTTATCTTTTAAGAGAACCTCGCTGTCAACCCCTTTTACTCCTGCTTTCCTATGCATTACCCTTCGCTTCCATTCACGGATGTGTCTGTGGGTATTTTTTCGGTCTGCAGAAAACAGGCGTTCCTGCCATCTCCCAACTGATGGAGCAGCTCTTTCGAATCGGAACTGTTTGCCTGGTCTGTATCATTCTTTCCAAAAATGGACAGTCTCCATCCATTTCCTGTGCTGTTTTTGGTCTGGTTGCCGGAGAATTCATTGCCGCATTCTTTTCCCTGTGGCACGTTTCTGATTTTTTCGGAACCCGGATATCTCCGGTTGTACTTACCGGTTTTTTCCGGGAATTTCTTCCATTATCCCTGCCACTGACTGCAAATCGGATCTTCTTGACTCTGCTTCAGAGTGTCGAGGCTATCCTGATCCCTGTCCGTTTGCAGCTTCACGGCATGAGTACTTCCGCCGCCTTATCCACCTACGGAGTTCTGACCGGAATGGCACTGCCCTGCATTCTTTTTCCTTCCGCCATCACCAGTTCAATCTCTATTATGCTGACTCCCACAGTCGCCGGATTACAGTCCAAAGACGCCCGGCACTCCCTGACACATGCCATTCGCAAATCCGTTACATTTTGCATCCTTCTCGGAATCCTGAGCCTTTTGCTTTTTCTTGTATTTGGCCAGTTCATTGGGAAAATGATTTTTCACAGCGAAACTGCCGGCCGTTTTTTACGTACTCTCGCCTGGATCTGTCCCTTCCTTTATTCCAACAGTGCTCTGCTGAGTATTCTGACCGGACTTGGGGAAACTACGCAGACACTCCTGATCAATTCTGCAGGAATTTTCCTTCGTATATTGAGTATTTTATTTCTGGTACCGGAATTCGGGATCTATGGGTACCTGATCGGACTGTTATCCAGTCAATTGCTTGTCTGCCTGCTCTCCTTTTCCCGGCTCTACAAAGAATTCAGGTAA
- a CDS encoding stage II sporulation protein M → MGKGKHILILIFFTGLCLGVIYANWKLDTFLEQKGVFQTFFLSEYARITVQKKEYLFYLLKIRLIPLILLLALSVSRYRKPVGMIWLAGNSFLLGLLFVTAVLQRGIAGIVICLIGGFPQWCFYAPATLLLVWMDYRYPEVRWNKTKGFVLLMTFAIGILTEAYVNPVCMKIYLNSL, encoded by the coding sequence ATGGGAAAAGGAAAACATATACTGATTTTGATCTTCTTTACAGGACTTTGTCTGGGCGTGATCTATGCCAATTGGAAGCTGGATACATTTCTGGAACAAAAGGGAGTGTTCCAGACTTTTTTTCTGTCCGAATATGCAAGGATAACGGTTCAGAAGAAAGAGTATCTGTTCTATCTGTTGAAAATCAGGCTGATTCCATTGATCCTGTTGCTTGCGTTAAGCGTTTCAAGATACAGAAAACCGGTGGGAATGATCTGGCTGGCTGGAAACAGCTTTCTTCTGGGCTTGCTGTTTGTGACGGCGGTACTGCAAAGAGGAATTGCCGGAATCGTGATCTGTCTGATCGGAGGATTCCCTCAATGGTGCTTCTATGCCCCGGCTACCCTGCTTCTGGTCTGGATGGATTACAGATACCCGGAAGTTCGCTGGAACAAAACCAAAGGATTTGTGTTGCTCATGACGTTTGCAATCGGTATCCTGACGGAAGCGTATGTGAATCCGGTCTGCATGAAAATTTACCTGAATTCTTTGTAG
- a CDS encoding NUDIX domain-containing protein: MSEEVKRIKRELMYKGSVLDIYRDTMQFENGNTAEWDFIHHNGAAAVVPVLEDGRILMVRQYRNALERETWEIPAGKLDTPEESGLTCAIRELEEETGYYTEDMELLITVRTTVAFCDERIEIYTARNLNATRQHLDEDEYIDVKAFTMDELKTMILEQKIEDSKTIAALMSYAVKYHA, from the coding sequence ATGAGTGAAGAGGTTAAAAGAATCAAAAGGGAACTGATGTATAAGGGTTCTGTACTTGACATTTATCGCGACACCATGCAGTTTGAAAACGGAAATACTGCAGAATGGGACTTTATCCATCATAACGGAGCAGCTGCGGTGGTTCCGGTGCTGGAAGACGGAAGAATCCTGATGGTGAGACAGTATCGGAACGCTCTGGAGAGAGAAACCTGGGAGATTCCGGCAGGAAAGTTGGATACTCCGGAAGAGTCAGGGCTCACCTGTGCAATCCGTGAGCTGGAAGAAGAAACCGGCTATTATACGGAAGACATGGAATTGCTGATTACGGTGCGTACGACGGTGGCATTCTGTGATGAGCGGATCGAGATCTACACCGCGAGAAATCTGAATGCAACGCGTCAGCATCTGGACGAAGATGAATACATTGATGTGAAAGCATTTACAATGGACGAGTTAAAGACAATGATCCTGGAGCAGAAGATTGAGGATTCCAAGACGATTGCGGCATTGATGTCTTATGCAGTAAAATATCATGCGTAG
- a CDS encoding PLP-dependent aminotransferase family protein, which translates to MTAYKDMTKEELSGVKEELERQFQEVKAKGLKLDMSRGKPSTEQLDLSMGMMDVLTSKSDLKCTEGVDCRNYGVLDGIGEAKQLLADMMEVPKDNIVIYGNSSLNVMYDTVARSMTHGVMGSTPWSKLDKVKFLCPVPGYDRHFAITEFFGIEMINVPMTPEGPDMDMVEKLVSEDESIKGIWCVPKYSNPQGITYSDETVYRFANLKPAAKDFRIYWDNAYTIHHLYDDKQDYLLEILMECKKAGNPDMVYKFSSTSKITFPGSGIAAIAASEGNLVDIKRQLTIQTIGHDKLNQLRHARYFKNISGMVNHMKKQAEILRPKFDTVLETLDRELGGLEIGSWMAPRGGYFISFDAMDGCAKAIVAKAKEAGLVMTGAGATFPYGKDPHDSNIRIAPSYPTLEDLKVACEIFVLSVKLVSAQKLLGEL; encoded by the coding sequence ATGACGGCGTACAAAGATATGACAAAAGAGGAACTTAGCGGCGTAAAAGAAGAGCTGGAAAGACAGTTTCAGGAAGTAAAGGCAAAAGGCTTAAAGCTTGATATGTCCAGGGGAAAGCCATCCACAGAGCAGTTGGATCTTTCCATGGGGATGATGGATGTACTGACCAGCAAGTCTGATCTGAAGTGTACAGAAGGAGTAGACTGCAGAAACTATGGTGTGCTGGATGGAATCGGAGAGGCAAAACAGTTGCTTGCAGATATGATGGAAGTACCGAAAGATAACATCGTAATCTATGGAAATTCCAGTCTGAATGTGATGTATGATACGGTAGCCCGTTCTATGACGCACGGAGTTATGGGTTCTACGCCGTGGAGCAAATTAGATAAAGTGAAATTCTTATGTCCTGTTCCGGGATATGACAGACATTTTGCAATTACAGAATTTTTCGGAATTGAGATGATCAATGTTCCGATGACACCGGAAGGTCCGGATATGGACATGGTAGAAAAACTGGTGTCAGAAGATGAGAGTATCAAGGGAATCTGGTGTGTTCCGAAATATTCAAATCCACAGGGAATTACTTATTCCGACGAAACGGTTTATCGTTTCGCAAATCTGAAACCGGCAGCAAAGGATTTCAGAATTTACTGGGATAATGCTTATACCATTCATCACCTGTATGATGACAAACAGGATTATCTTCTGGAAATCCTGATGGAGTGTAAGAAGGCTGGAAATCCGGATATGGTTTATAAGTTTTCTTCTACATCCAAGATTACATTCCCGGGATCCGGTATTGCGGCAATTGCTGCATCAGAAGGAAACCTAGTAGATATCAAACGTCAGCTCACTATTCAGACGATCGGACACGATAAACTAAATCAGCTTCGTCATGCCCGCTATTTTAAAAATATTTCCGGTATGGTGAATCATATGAAAAAGCAGGCAGAGATCTTAAGACCGAAATTTGATACGGTTCTGGAAACGCTGGATCGTGAACTGGGCGGTCTGGAGATCGGAAGCTGGATGGCACCGAGAGGCGGATACTTTATTTCCTTTGATGCAATGGATGGCTGTGCAAAAGCGATTGTGGCAAAAGCAAAAGAAGCAGGGCTTGTAATGACGGGGGCAGGCGCAACCTTCCCGTACGGAAAGGATCCGCATGACAGCAACATTCGTATCGCACCGTCTTATCCGACGCTTGAGGATCTGAAAGTAGCATGTGAGATTTTTGTACTGAGTGTAAAATTAGTCAGTGCACAGAAATTATTAGGAGAACTGTAG
- the rny gene encoding ribonuclease Y — MPIVYVVVIAIALALIVGVVTHFLTVSNLKKNAESKIGNAETRAREIIDYAVKTAETTKKEALLEVKEESIKTKNELERETKERRSELQRYEKRVLAKEEALDKRTSAMEQREASFTAKEEHFKQREAKVEELSKKRVQELERISGLTSEQAKEYLLKTVEEDVKHDTAKMIKELETQAKAEADKKAKEYVVTAIQRCAADHVAETTISVVQLPNDEMKGRIIGREGRNIRTLETMTGVELIIDDTPEAVVLSGFDPIRREVARIALERLIVDGRIHPARIEEMVEKAQKDVDSMIREEGEAAALEVGVPGIHPELIRLLGRMKFRTSYGQNALKHSIEVAQLSGLLAGEIGLDVRVAKRAGLLHDIGKSIDHDVEGSHVQIGADLCRKYKESATIINAVESHHGDVEPQSLIACVVQAADTISAARPGARRETLETYTNRLKQLEDITNQFKGVDKSFAIQAGREIRVMVVPEQVSDEDMVLMAREIAKKIEFELEYPGQIKVNVIRESRVSDYAK; from the coding sequence GTGCCAATAGTATATGTTGTAGTTATTGCCATAGCCCTCGCATTGATAGTTGGTGTTGTCACTCACTTTTTAACAGTATCCAATCTGAAGAAGAACGCAGAGTCAAAGATTGGAAATGCTGAGACAAGAGCAAGAGAGATTATTGATTATGCAGTGAAGACTGCTGAAACAACAAAAAAAGAAGCACTGCTTGAAGTAAAAGAAGAATCTATCAAGACAAAGAACGAACTGGAAAGGGAGACGAAGGAAAGACGCTCTGAATTACAGCGTTATGAGAAACGTGTCCTGGCAAAGGAAGAGGCTCTTGATAAAAGAACTTCTGCGATGGAGCAAAGGGAAGCTAGTTTTACAGCAAAGGAAGAGCATTTCAAACAGCGTGAAGCGAAAGTGGAAGAGCTCAGCAAGAAAAGAGTACAGGAACTGGAAAGAATCTCAGGACTTACCTCCGAACAGGCAAAAGAATATCTGTTGAAAACTGTTGAAGAAGATGTGAAGCATGACACTGCAAAGATGATCAAGGAATTAGAGACGCAGGCAAAGGCGGAAGCGGACAAGAAGGCGAAAGAATACGTCGTTACCGCAATCCAGAGATGCGCTGCAGATCATGTTGCAGAAACTACGATTTCAGTCGTACAACTTCCGAATGATGAAATGAAGGGACGAATCATTGGACGTGAGGGTAGAAATATCCGTACGTTGGAGACAATGACAGGAGTGGAATTGATTATAGACGATACTCCGGAAGCAGTCGTTCTTTCCGGATTTGATCCGATTCGAAGAGAGGTTGCACGAATTGCGCTGGAACGTCTGATTGTAGACGGACGTATTCATCCGGCCCGAATCGAAGAGATGGTGGAGAAAGCTCAGAAAGATGTGGACTCCATGATCAGAGAAGAAGGAGAAGCTGCTGCGCTTGAAGTTGGTGTGCCGGGTATCCATCCGGAACTGATCCGACTTCTTGGACGTATGAAGTTTCGAACAAGTTATGGTCAGAATGCATTAAAGCATTCCATTGAAGTTGCGCAATTATCCGGATTGTTAGCTGGCGAGATAGGACTGGATGTCAGAGTTGCCAAGCGTGCCGGTTTATTACATGATATTGGTAAATCGATCGATCATGATGTGGAAGGATCCCATGTGCAGATTGGTGCAGATCTTTGTAGAAAATACAAAGAATCCGCAACAATTATTAATGCAGTGGAATCCCATCACGGAGATGTAGAACCACAGTCACTGATCGCCTGTGTCGTACAGGCTGCGGATACGATTTCCGCTGCACGTCCGGGCGCAAGACGTGAAACATTAGAGACATACACAAACAGATTAAAACAGTTAGAGGATATCACGAACCAGTTTAAGGGCGTAGATAAATCTTTTGCAATTCAGGCAGGTAGAGAGATTCGAGTAATGGTAGTTCCGGAACAGGTATCTGATGAAGATATGGTATTGATGGCTCGAGAGATCGCTAAGAAGATCGAATTCGAACTTGAGTATCCGGGTCAGATCAAGGTGAACGTAATTCGGGAATCAAGAGTTTCCGATTATGCTAAATAA
- a CDS encoding regulatory protein RecX, whose amino-acid sequence MIITKIEPLTSKKCRIELDGETSFALYKGEVSRFHLKEGEELTEEQQEKIKNEILRKRAKLRAMHLLSLSDRTEGELRNRLKKDLYPEEVIEEAITYVKKFGYIDDERYALHFIEVRKESKSRREILMLLRQKNLSAEKIEWAMEQSYGETGGDQEAILKILQKKRFFENIEDPVKVQKIYGYLARKGFRYEDIRQVVQNNIGNA is encoded by the coding sequence ATGATTATTACGAAAATTGAGCCGTTGACATCGAAAAAATGCCGAATTGAATTGGACGGGGAGACTTCTTTTGCTCTGTACAAGGGGGAAGTCTCCCGTTTTCATCTAAAAGAAGGCGAAGAGTTGACGGAGGAACAACAGGAAAAAATTAAAAATGAAATACTCAGAAAGCGAGCAAAACTGCGTGCCATGCATCTTCTGAGTCTGTCAGACAGGACGGAGGGAGAACTGAGAAACCGTCTGAAAAAGGATTTGTATCCCGAAGAGGTGATCGAGGAAGCGATCACATACGTAAAGAAGTTCGGATATATTGACGATGAACGGTATGCCCTTCATTTTATCGAGGTCCGCAAAGAGTCAAAAAGCAGAAGAGAGATTCTGATGCTGCTCAGACAAAAGAATCTTTCTGCGGAAAAGATAGAGTGGGCAATGGAACAAAGTTACGGAGAAACCGGAGGGGATCAGGAAGCAATTCTGAAGATTCTTCAGAAAAAAAGATTTTTTGAAAATATAGAAGATCCGGTAAAAGTACAGAAAATCTACGGTTATCTGGCACGAAAAGGGTTCCGGTACGAGGACATCCGTCAAGTGGTACAAAATAATATTGGCAATGCTTGA
- the recA gene encoding recombinase RecA yields the protein MAIEDSKKKALEAAIAKLEKDFGKGTVMKLGDSAANVNVETVPTGCLSLDLALGLGGVPKGRIIEIYGPESSGKTTVALHMIAEVQKRGGIAGFVDAEHALDPVYAKNIGVDIDELYISQPDSGDQALEITETMVRSGAIDIIVVDSVAALVPRQEIEGDMGDSHVGLQARLMSQALRKLTPVISKSNCIVIFINQLREKVGVMFGNPETTTGGRALKFYASVRMDVRRIETLKQGGEMVGNRTRIKVVKNKIAPPFKEAEFDIMFGKGISKEGDILDLATSINAVNKSGAWYAYNGDKIGQGRENAKTYLREHPEIMEELEKKVRDHYKPKEEEEEEQPEKKADAAADKPEKKATSRIIGAEKSSK from the coding sequence ATGGCAATTGAAGATAGCAAGAAAAAGGCCTTAGAGGCTGCAATCGCAAAATTAGAGAAAGATTTCGGTAAGGGAACGGTAATGAAGCTTGGAGATTCCGCTGCCAATGTTAATGTGGAGACGGTTCCTACCGGATGCCTGAGTCTGGATCTGGCACTGGGACTTGGCGGAGTGCCGAAAGGACGTATTATCGAGATTTACGGACCGGAGTCCAGTGGTAAGACGACGGTTGCCCTCCATATGATCGCGGAGGTACAGAAGAGAGGCGGTATTGCAGGATTTGTAGATGCAGAGCATGCGTTGGACCCTGTATATGCAAAGAATATCGGAGTGGATATTGATGAATTATATATTTCCCAGCCGGACAGCGGAGATCAGGCCCTGGAGATTACAGAGACGATGGTACGATCCGGAGCCATTGATATTATCGTTGTGGACTCTGTGGCAGCTCTGGTTCCGAGACAGGAGATTGAAGGAGATATGGGAGATTCCCATGTGGGTCTGCAGGCGCGTCTGATGTCTCAGGCACTTCGGAAACTGACTCCTGTAATCAGCAAATCCAACTGTATCGTGATCTTTATCAACCAGCTCCGTGAAAAGGTTGGTGTGATGTTTGGAAATCCGGAGACAACGACCGGAGGACGTGCACTGAAGTTCTATGCTTCCGTGAGAATGGATGTACGCCGGATCGAGACGTTGAAGCAGGGCGGAGAGATGGTCGGAAACCGTACCAGGATCAAGGTCGTAAAGAATAAGATCGCACCACCGTTTAAAGAGGCTGAATTTGATATTATGTTCGGAAAAGGAATTTCCAAAGAGGGAGATATTCTGGATCTTGCCACCAGTATAAATGCTGTGAATAAGAGTGGTGCATGGTATGCATACAACGGAGATAAGATAGGACAGGGACGGGAGAATGCCAAGACCTATCTGAGAGAACATCCGGAGATCATGGAAGAACTAGAGAAAAAAGTACGTGATCATTACAAGCCGAAGGAAGAGGAGGAAGAAGAGCAGCCGGAGAAAAAAGCAGATGCAGCTGCTGACAAGCCGGAAAAGAAAGCAACTTCCAGAATCATCGGTGCGGAAAAAAGCTCAAAATAA